GATTGGAATTAGGTGTTTGCGGAGCGCCAACCACGTCTATGAACGAGTTCGTGCCATCAAAACCCATTTCCATAACTCCAATCCCACTACCAGCCGAAAAATTTCCGTAAAGCTGTAGCGATCCCTGAAATTGATAGTTCGTCGGAACGTTCAGTACGGGATTGGCAGGACGTGATCGAACTGATACTCTCATCCGGATCTTGCCCGAAACCGAAAAGACCCACCCCGTTTTGTGAGGATGTACGATAACCCATGAGTCTGCGACCACCCAACGATAAGTTCTGCTGAATGTTAAGACTATCGACGACAAGACCAGATTGAATTGCTACACCTCCGGCTCCCCGGATGCGAATGCGTTCAGCGTTATTGGTCTTGAGGATCAGGCTGGTACTGTCTGTTGTACCCAGGAACTCCGATGAAGAGTCGATTCCGCCATTCCCCGTCATCGTCCAATCATCCCGGTCCGGCTCCGTCAAGTCGATCTTGACGTCGGGTTTGGTGCAACCGTTGGCATCCGTAACCAGCACCGAGTAGGTGCCGGCCATGAGGTTGGAGAGGTTCTGGGTGTTCTGACCGGTGTTCCAGGAATAGGTGTACGGCATCACCCCGCCGGTGACCGTGGTGGTCACACTGCCGTTGGAACAGTTGTAACAGGTCGTGTGGTGGCCGTTGGGGTAGGTCGGGGCTGTCAATTCCACCTCGATTGAACCGGGTTGCGTGAGCGTGATACTGGCCGTTACGCCAACACCGTTCAGGTCCTTGACCAGCACCGTGTACTCGCCGGCTTTCAGGTCTGCCAGGTCCTGTGTGAAATTTCCATTACTCCATTGATAGGTATAAGGCGCAACACCGCCGGAAACCGTCAGGTCAATGGCGCCATCATCGCTGCTCTTGCAACTGAGGTTGTACCCGTTGTGCAGGGGGCTGGTGATGCTGACAATATGCAAAGGCGTGGGCTGCGTCAGGTTGGTGGACAGTTGCAACTGGCACTGGTTGACATCCCGGACAATCACCGAATACGATCCGCTCGGCAGGTCGTGATTCGTCTCCGTCTCGGCTCCATTGCTCCACTGATAGGTATAGGGCGTCGCGCCGCCGCCGATGACAGCGGTGATCCAGCCGTCGGCAGCCCCTTGCGCGGAAACGTTGAACCCGCCACCATAAGTCGAAACATCAAGTGAACCGGTCAGGGCCTCCGAGGCAATCAGCGTATAGCTCTTGGTGATGGTGTCCTGCGCAGCATCAATAACGGAAATGGAATATGTACCGGCTGCCAGGTTGGGAATGGTCTTCGTGTATGCACCCGTTGACCACTGAAAAGAATAGGGTGGCTGTCCGCCAACGATGATCGCCTCCAGGGTACCATCACTGGCTCCGTTGCAACTCACATGGTATCCACCATTAAACACGGAAGGGTTAAATGTCACATCCAAGGATTGTCCGGAGATTCCGAGGGACAACAGCAATAACACAAGCGAAAATCCCCCCCCCTTAAAATATTCGAAAAATGAAGTTTATTCGTATTTGTTTTCATGGCATCGGTTTAAAATCGTTAGCAATATCAAAGGATAATAATGAATTTTAAAAATGCAAATGTTTCGGAAAATTTAACGAAGCACACGCCTGACTTTTCTACACTTGTATACTTATTCATCTTATTTTTGGGATAAACACAATCTAACCCGACACTTTACTACCTCATGCACGCACGCTCCACACACCTCTTCATCGCCGCTTCCCTCGACGGTTTCATCGCGGATGCGAACGACGATCTCAGCTTTCTAAGCAAAGTGGAAGCGCCCGGGGAGGATTATGGATATACCGCTTTCATGGAGAAGGTGGACACGGTGGTGATGGGTCGTCGCACCTATGATAAGGTCATGAGCATGGGCATTCCGTTTCCGCATGCGGACCGTTCCTGCTACGTCATCACGCGCACGCCTCGCGCGGCGATCGGGCGAACGATTTTCCATACCGGCGATCCCGCGGCACTCATCCGGGAACTGCGGGCCAAGCCGGGAGGTATCATCTTCGTGGACGGAGGCGCGCAGGTCGTGAACCGGTTGTTGCAGGAACGCATGATCGACGGCATCACGCTGTCGATCATTCCCGTCCTGCTCGGCGACGGTATACGGCTCTTTTCCGAGGGGGGATTGATGCAGGACCTGGAGCTCCTGGACCATCGCGCCTATCCCTCGGGACTGGTACAGCTCCGTTACCGGATCAAGCCGGGCAGTTGATGCGACTTCCAGCTCCGGCTTAGGTAAAGCGCCGCTCAAACACTACCTTGACACGATGTCGTCACTTGCTGCGCAATTTGAACGCGACGGGTTCCTCGTCTTGCCCGACTTCCACCCGGCCGCGGCCTGCCGGGAATTGATGGAGCGCGGACGACACTTGTCCGAAAACTATCGGCTGGACGGAAAAGGTTCGGTCTTCCAGACCTCGGAACAGACCAAGACCAGCGACGCGTATTTTCTGGAGAG
This DNA window, taken from Bacteroidota bacterium, encodes the following:
- a CDS encoding SprB repeat-containing protein; its protein translation is MLLLLSLGISGQSLDVTFNPSVFNGGYHVSCNGASDGTLEAIIVGGQPPYSFQWSTGAYTKTIPNLAAGTYSISVIDAAQDTITKSYTLIASEALTGSLDVSTYGGGFNVSAQGAADGWITAVIGGGATPYTYQWSNGAETETNHDLPSGSYSVIVRDVNQCQLQLSTNLTQPTPLHIVSITSPLHNGYNLSCKSSDDGAIDLTVSGGVAPYTYQWSNGNFTQDLADLKAGEYTVLVKDLNGVGVTASITLTQPGSIEVELTAPTYPNGHHTTCYNCSNGSVTTTVTGGVMPYTYSWNTGQNTQNLSNLMAGTYSVLVTDANGCTKPDVKIDLTEPDRDDWTMTGNGGIDSSSEFLGTTDSTSLILKTNNAERIRIRGAGGVAIQSGLVVDSLNIQQNLSLGGRRLMGYRTSSQNGVGLFGFGQDPDESISSITSCQSRTERSDELSISGIATALRKFFGW
- a CDS encoding dihydrofolate reductase, with the translated sequence MHARSTHLFIAASLDGFIADANDDLSFLSKVEAPGEDYGYTAFMEKVDTVVMGRRTYDKVMSMGIPFPHADRSCYVITRTPRAAIGRTIFHTGDPAALIRELRAKPGGIIFVDGGAQVVNRLLQERMIDGITLSIIPVLLGDGIRLFSEGGLMQDLELLDHRAYPSGLVQLRYRIKPGS